GACGCTCCCGGCGGGCGTCGCCCCCGCGTACGACGGACTCGTCGTCGAGGTGCCCGAAGCGTGAGACATCGATTTCAACGGAGCAGGGAATGGCGGAGCGGCTGATACTCGACTACGCGAACATGCTGGCACCGCGGCTGGGCGGCCGCGGCCTGCAGCCGGACGCGCTCGATCGCATGGCGGAGCGCTTCCGCAGGGTGCACGCGGACACGGAGCAGCGTCGCGACAGCGGCGAGCTGGGCTTTTTTGCACTGCCGTACGAGCGCACGATCACGCAGGAGATCCGCACCTTCGCCGAGGGCGTCGGCCAGTCGTTCGATACGATCGTCGTGCTGGGCATCGGCGGCTCGGCGCTCGGCACCACTGCACTGCAGCAGGCACTGCTGAAGCCGTACTGGAACGAGCTGAGCGACGAGCAGCGCGACTACTACCCGCGCCTCTACGTCCTCGACAACATCGATCCCACCACGATCGGCCCGCTGCTCGAGCGCCTCGACATGCGCCGCACGCTGTTCAATGTCGTGAGCAAGTCGGGCTCGACAGCGGAGACGATGGCGCAGTACCTCATCGTGCGCGACATGCTCCGCACCACCTTCGAGGGCGATCCCGACGGCGAGCGCCGCCACCTCGTCTTCACGACGGATCCCGAAAAGGGCGTGCTGCGCCGGCTCGCGGACGAGGAGGGCATTGCGACGCTGCCCGTGCCCGACAGCGTCGGCGGCCGCTTCAGCGTGCTCTCCGCCGTGGGGCTGCTGCCCGCGGCGCTGGTCGGCATCGACATCGATGCACTCCTCGCCGGCGCCGCCGCCATGGACGAGCGCTGCCGCACGGACGTGCTGCGTGACAACCCCGCCGCACTCTTCGCGGCGCTGCAGTACGCGGCACACACCGAACAGGGCGCCGGCATCCACGTGATGATGGCGTACGGCGACCGCCTCTACGGCTTCGCCGACTGGTTCCGGCAGCTCTGGGCCGAGAGCCTCGGCAAGCGCGTGAACCGCGCCGGCGCGGACGTGTTCGTGGGACCGACGCCCGTCAAGGCG
This genomic window from Longimicrobiales bacterium contains:
- a CDS encoding glucose-6-phosphate isomerase translates to MAERLILDYANMLAPRLGGRGLQPDALDRMAERFRRVHADTEQRRDSGELGFFALPYERTITQEIRTFAEGVGQSFDTIVVLGIGGSALGTTALQQALLKPYWNELSDEQRDYYPRLYVLDNIDPTTIGPLLERLDMRRTLFNVVSKSGSTAETMAQYLIVRDMLRTTFEGDPDGERRHLVFTTDPEKGVLRRLADEEGIATLPVPDSVGGRFSVLSAVGLLPAALVGIDIDALLAGAAAMDERCRTDVLRDNPAALFAALQYAAHTEQGAGIHVMMAYGDRLYGFADWFRQLWAESLGKRVNRAGADVFVGPTPVKALGPTDQHSQVQLYMEGPFDKTVTILALEEGGTDLVVPDVHPELDALSYLGGSSLGGLLDAERVATTHALATNGRMNMTLTLPRADAHAVGELLMMLQIATVYGGGFYDVNPLDQPGVELGKQLTYGLMGRKGYDAPDTPDGGTDYRSR